One genomic window of Actinoalloteichus hoggarensis includes the following:
- a CDS encoding DUF3097 domain-containing protein, translating to MTSRYGNADYGSDVLRGAAARAAPVPTVPATVDLVVEDVGGFCGAVVHCDRVGVTLEDRHGVRRVFPLRAAGFLLEGRPVTLTVPSRTPPSSGTRSASGSVRVEGLRARTARASRIWVEGVHDAELLERVWGHDLRVEGIVVEPLQGVDDLAEALADFGPRPHRRVGVLVDHLVPGSKESRLVAAIDSPHVLVTGHPYVDVWEAVRPSALGIDAWPSIPRGTEWKKGVCAALGWGEPTAGWQRVLAGVRGYRDLETPLIGAVERLIDFVTVPGSD from the coding sequence GTGACTTCCCGTTACGGCAACGCCGACTACGGCTCCGACGTCCTGCGCGGCGCGGCGGCCCGAGCGGCCCCGGTTCCCACCGTGCCCGCGACGGTCGACCTCGTCGTCGAGGACGTCGGCGGGTTCTGCGGTGCGGTCGTGCACTGCGACCGGGTCGGCGTGACCCTCGAGGACCGCCACGGTGTCCGGCGGGTCTTCCCGCTGCGTGCAGCGGGGTTCCTCCTGGAGGGCAGGCCCGTGACCTTGACGGTGCCGTCCCGGACGCCGCCGTCGTCCGGGACCCGCTCGGCATCGGGTTCGGTGCGGGTCGAAGGACTGCGAGCCAGGACGGCGCGTGCCAGTCGGATCTGGGTGGAGGGCGTGCACGACGCCGAACTGCTGGAACGGGTCTGGGGGCACGATCTGCGCGTGGAGGGGATCGTCGTCGAGCCGTTGCAGGGCGTCGACGACCTGGCCGAGGCGCTGGCCGACTTCGGGCCGCGGCCGCATCGGCGGGTGGGCGTGCTCGTCGACCACCTGGTGCCGGGCAGCAAGGAGTCTCGACTGGTCGCGGCGATCGACTCGCCGCACGTCCTGGTCACGGGGCACCCGTATGTCGACGTGTGGGAGGCGGTCCGGCCGTCGGCGCTGGGAATCGACGCCTGGCCGTCGATTCCTCGGGGCACGGAGTGGAAGAAGGGCGTCTGCGCCGCGTTGGGCTGGGGCGAGCCGACCGCGGGCTGGCAGCGAGTGCTCGCGGGAGTACGCGGC